The Roseimicrobium gellanilyticum genome contains a region encoding:
- a CDS encoding MSMEG_0568 family radical SAM protein — translation MSQRLSLNSPQDVSSFQTSVQTHKQLLASELQSQGIRMVDEAASSASRRGGAGPSDHKAITLLGTTIMVPIHTRPAHASIFTADPPDASGKSMLYRNGVAEAPLQFPPQPKFYGLSTADGIPYWKIGQLHSHNVLATTVLQTCIRYGNSDTKCQFCAIGESLRAGRTISKKSPAQLAEVAEAAMRLDGVEQVVLTTGTPPTEDRGAAVLVEVAQAIKERTGLAIQAQCEPPADFVWFDRLKAVGVDSLGMHLEAWSEHVRARIMPGKAQVSVSFYLKAFEAAVSVFGRGQVSTYLLAGLGDAVEELLEGSWQLIARGVYPFVVPFVPISGTPLANQTPPTAEFMRAVLEPLGNMLRTAGMTSDTVKAGCAKCGACSSLSTFEKGNGDALATASPCAVG, via the coding sequence ATGTCACAACGTCTCAGCCTCAACTCACCGCAGGACGTGAGCTCCTTCCAGACCTCGGTGCAGACGCACAAGCAACTGCTGGCGTCTGAGCTGCAGTCGCAAGGCATCCGCATGGTGGATGAGGCTGCGTCCTCAGCCAGCCGCCGTGGAGGCGCCGGTCCCAGTGACCACAAGGCCATCACCCTGCTGGGCACCACCATCATGGTGCCCATCCACACCCGCCCGGCACATGCGTCCATCTTCACCGCAGACCCGCCGGATGCCTCGGGCAAGTCCATGCTCTATCGCAATGGCGTCGCAGAGGCTCCACTGCAGTTCCCGCCGCAGCCGAAGTTCTACGGACTGAGCACGGCAGATGGCATCCCTTACTGGAAGATTGGCCAGCTCCACTCACACAACGTTTTGGCAACGACGGTCCTGCAGACCTGCATCCGCTATGGGAACAGCGACACCAAGTGCCAGTTCTGCGCCATCGGTGAATCCCTGCGTGCAGGTCGCACGATTTCGAAGAAGTCCCCCGCACAGCTCGCGGAAGTCGCAGAGGCAGCCATGCGTTTGGATGGCGTGGAGCAGGTGGTGCTCACCACGGGCACTCCTCCCACGGAAGATCGCGGTGCAGCCGTGTTGGTGGAGGTAGCACAGGCCATCAAGGAACGCACCGGTCTGGCCATCCAGGCACAATGCGAGCCGCCGGCGGATTTCGTGTGGTTTGATCGCTTGAAGGCTGTCGGCGTCGATTCGCTCGGCATGCATCTGGAAGCGTGGAGCGAGCATGTGCGGGCGCGCATCATGCCGGGGAAGGCACAGGTGTCAGTGTCCTTTTACCTGAAGGCCTTCGAGGCTGCCGTCTCCGTCTTTGGCCGTGGCCAGGTCAGCACCTATCTGCTGGCAGGCTTGGGAGATGCCGTGGAGGAACTTTTGGAGGGCTCCTGGCAGCTCATCGCGCGTGGCGTGTATCCCTTCGTCGTCCCCTTCGTGCCCATCAGCGGCACGCCGCTGGCAAATCAAACACCACCCACCGCCGAGTTCATGCGCGCCGTGCTGGAGCCCTTGGGGAACATGCTGCGCACTGCAGGCATGACCTCAGACACCGTGAAGGCCGGCTGCGCCAAGTGCGGCGCCTGCTCCTCCCTCTCCACTTTTGAGAAGGGAAATGGCGATGCCCTCGCCACCGCTTCTCCCTGCGCCGTGGGTTAG
- a CDS encoding sulfatase family protein, whose protein sequence is MKHLLSLLLFSIFAGSTFTFAAERPNILWFVVDDMSANFSCYGEKTIQTPNVDRLAREGTMFSHAFVTAPVCSPCRSALITGMYQTTIGAHHHRSGRGPVKIELPEGVAPVPALFQKAGYYTCIGNGLLNDTQAKGKKAKGKGGGGLGKTDYNFEYDPKIYDGPDWAARKDDQPFFMQVQLGGGKLRGGKSAQAAALSKRAETELGGATKEEDVTLPPYYPRDPVLLEDWAAYLDAVRFTDQHVGKVLARLEKEGLLENTLVIFMTDHGISHARGKQFLYNEGTHVPLVVRGPGIAKGVVRDDLVMQIDLAPLSLAAAGIPIPSAMQGRDILAKDYKPREEVFAARDRCDETVERIRSVRTGQHLYIRNFYPKRPHLQPNAYKDGKTIVQRLRELHTDGKLEPLSEKLLFSPERPAEELYDWKADPWQVKNLAEDPAHKATLEKLRADLDKWIADSGDKGPESDAMYDSDMQEYLGKGNPEVEKNIALMKQWAKEGK, encoded by the coding sequence ATGAAGCACCTCCTTTCCCTTCTGCTTTTCAGCATCTTCGCCGGCAGCACGTTCACGTTTGCCGCGGAGCGTCCGAACATTTTGTGGTTCGTGGTGGATGATATGTCTGCGAATTTCTCGTGTTATGGCGAGAAGACCATCCAGACGCCAAATGTGGATCGACTCGCGAGGGAGGGCACGATGTTCTCTCATGCGTTTGTGACGGCGCCGGTTTGCTCGCCCTGCCGCTCGGCATTGATCACGGGCATGTACCAGACAACCATCGGTGCGCATCATCATCGCAGTGGACGAGGGCCGGTGAAGATTGAATTGCCGGAGGGGGTGGCTCCCGTGCCGGCGCTTTTCCAGAAGGCGGGATACTACACGTGCATCGGCAATGGCTTGCTCAACGACACTCAGGCAAAGGGAAAAAAGGCCAAGGGGAAAGGCGGCGGTGGTCTCGGCAAGACGGACTACAACTTCGAATACGATCCGAAGATCTATGACGGTCCTGACTGGGCCGCACGGAAGGATGACCAGCCCTTCTTTATGCAGGTGCAACTTGGCGGTGGGAAACTGCGTGGTGGGAAATCAGCGCAGGCCGCGGCCTTGTCAAAGCGTGCGGAGACGGAGCTTGGCGGAGCTACGAAGGAGGAGGATGTAACTCTGCCGCCCTACTACCCACGGGATCCGGTGTTGCTGGAAGACTGGGCGGCGTATCTGGATGCGGTGCGCTTTACAGATCAACACGTGGGCAAGGTGCTCGCGCGTTTGGAGAAGGAGGGCCTGCTGGAAAACACGCTCGTCATCTTCATGACAGACCACGGCATCAGCCACGCGCGCGGGAAGCAGTTCCTCTACAACGAGGGCACGCACGTACCTCTGGTGGTTCGCGGTCCCGGCATCGCGAAGGGCGTGGTGCGCGATGACTTGGTAATGCAGATCGACCTCGCTCCACTTTCCTTGGCTGCGGCAGGCATTCCCATTCCGTCTGCGATGCAGGGGCGCGATATCCTGGCGAAGGATTACAAGCCTCGCGAGGAAGTCTTCGCCGCGCGTGATCGCTGTGATGAAACGGTGGAGCGCATCCGCAGCGTGCGCACGGGGCAGCATCTGTACATTCGCAACTTTTATCCCAAGCGCCCGCACCTCCAGCCCAATGCCTACAAGGATGGCAAGACGATTGTGCAGCGCCTGCGGGAACTGCACACGGACGGCAAGCTGGAACCGCTGAGTGAGAAGCTGCTCTTCAGCCCTGAGCGTCCTGCTGAGGAGCTTTATGATTGGAAGGCTGATCCCTGGCAGGTGAAGAACCTTGCTGAGGATCCTGCGCACAAAGCCACACTTGAGAAGCTGCGTGCGGACCTCGATAAGTGGATTGCGGATAGTGGCGACAAGGGTCCGGAGAGCGATGCCATGTACGACAGCGACATGCAGGAGTACCTTGGCAAGGGCAACCCGGAAGTGGAGAAGAACATCGCCCTCATGAAGCAGTGGGCTAAGGAGGGGAAGTGA
- a CDS encoding MSMEG_0569 family flavin-dependent oxidoreductase — MSQPPTESVTGIVPPPALPTHYPVIIIGGGQAGLSMSYCLKERGIQHLVFERDRIGESWRTKRWDSFCLVTPNWQCKLPGFNYSGSDPHGFMKKDEIVTYIEEYAKSFQPPVHEGVSVHRLKKNEAGTYELSTTIGEYTADQVVIATGGYQDGKTPRIAERFPENIFQVHSSDYKNGSMLPPGEVLVVGSGQSGCQIAEDLHLEGRKVHLCVGGAPRTARRYRGRDVVDWLHDMGYYNKPVHEHPQKERVRAKANHYVTGRDGGRDIDLRRFATEGMQLYGRLLDLKQGKLSFGDDLKHNLDRADEVANSIKATIDKYINSMHITAPTEAPYKPLWEPAQPVKDLEIANSGITSIVWCVGFSADYSWIEVPIFDGKGYPSHQRGVSTVPGIYFLGLPWQYTWGSGRFSGVAQDARYLAGYIEQRHIAPQPGTTRGLNELALGS; from the coding sequence ATGAGCCAGCCTCCTACTGAATCCGTCACCGGCATTGTGCCGCCCCCTGCGTTGCCCACGCATTATCCCGTCATCATCATCGGCGGAGGGCAGGCCGGTCTCTCCATGAGTTACTGCCTCAAGGAGCGCGGCATCCAGCACCTTGTCTTCGAGCGGGATCGCATCGGCGAATCCTGGCGTACGAAGCGGTGGGATTCCTTCTGCCTCGTCACGCCGAACTGGCAATGCAAGCTCCCGGGCTTCAATTACTCCGGCTCCGATCCGCATGGCTTCATGAAGAAAGATGAGATTGTGACCTACATTGAAGAGTACGCGAAGTCCTTCCAGCCCCCGGTGCATGAAGGCGTGTCGGTCCATCGTCTCAAGAAGAATGAAGCCGGGACTTATGAACTCAGCACCACCATCGGTGAGTACACCGCTGACCAGGTGGTGATTGCCACCGGTGGCTATCAAGATGGCAAGACGCCGCGTATCGCGGAGCGTTTCCCGGAGAACATCTTTCAGGTGCACTCCAGTGACTACAAGAACGGCAGCATGCTCCCTCCGGGCGAAGTGCTGGTAGTAGGCTCGGGTCAGTCCGGCTGTCAGATTGCCGAGGACCTGCATCTCGAGGGAAGAAAGGTCCACCTCTGCGTCGGTGGCGCACCACGCACCGCTCGCCGCTATCGCGGACGCGATGTCGTCGATTGGCTCCACGATATGGGCTACTACAACAAGCCCGTGCACGAGCATCCGCAGAAGGAACGTGTGCGCGCCAAGGCGAATCACTACGTCACCGGTCGTGATGGCGGCAGAGACATCGACCTGCGCCGCTTCGCCACGGAAGGCATGCAGCTCTACGGCCGCCTTCTGGACCTGAAGCAGGGCAAGCTCAGTTTTGGAGATGACTTGAAGCACAATCTGGACCGCGCGGACGAAGTGGCGAACAGCATCAAAGCCACCATCGACAAGTACATCAACTCCATGCACATCACCGCCCCCACGGAAGCGCCTTACAAGCCGCTGTGGGAGCCGGCACAGCCGGTGAAGGACTTGGAGATCGCGAACTCGGGCATCACTTCCATCGTATGGTGCGTGGGCTTCTCTGCGGATTACAGTTGGATTGAGGTGCCCATCTTCGATGGCAAGGGCTATCCCAGTCACCAGCGAGGCGTGTCCACCGTGCCGGGCATTTACTTCCTCGGTCTGCCCTGGCAGTACACCTGGGGATCGGGCCGATTCTCCGGCGTGGCTCAAGATGCGCGCTATCTCGCGGGATACATCGAGCAGCGACACATCGCACCCCAGCCTGGCACCACGCGCGGCTTGAATGAACTCGCGCTGGGTTCCTGA
- a CDS encoding LacI family DNA-binding transcriptional regulator — MLDVARASGVSPATVSRALRDDPRITSDVKQRVKGHAVRLGYVPNPLVQALMSQRRRRVQPHAETLALVTHLSEADWKGKDVCRWYFRGIRDRAEQLGYRVEVASLESVRQNPARLCKVLQAQGISGMILGFSQDEGQFTRQDISHFSVVGLSTYFDALPVDRVHLNGFYNVKLAFRELRAAGYQRPALVIPVRNNRVVGGQWSAAALDEQWQRPAEEQCPPFMVEGSMVNMSKFRDWFEKHRPDAIIAYKERVVELLDRLRVRVPEDVGVAHLFGTEQERKNMAGIDGNLAQVGAAAVDLLVQKLHTNERGIPEHPRDVMVQGTWKDGPTIRRRG, encoded by the coding sequence ATGCTCGATGTCGCACGCGCGTCGGGGGTTTCCCCGGCGACGGTTTCGCGTGCCTTGCGGGATGACCCGCGCATCACGTCGGATGTGAAGCAGCGGGTGAAGGGGCACGCGGTGCGCCTCGGCTACGTGCCGAATCCGCTGGTGCAGGCGCTGATGTCGCAGCGGCGCCGGCGGGTACAACCACATGCGGAGACGCTGGCCCTGGTGACGCACCTGTCCGAAGCGGACTGGAAGGGAAAGGACGTGTGCCGCTGGTACTTCCGCGGTATCCGCGATCGGGCGGAGCAACTTGGCTACCGTGTTGAGGTGGCCTCACTGGAGTCGGTGCGGCAGAATCCGGCACGCCTCTGCAAGGTGCTACAGGCACAGGGCATCTCCGGCATGATCCTTGGCTTCTCCCAGGACGAGGGCCAGTTCACGCGGCAGGATATTTCACACTTCTCCGTCGTGGGTTTGAGCACGTACTTCGATGCACTGCCCGTTGACCGGGTGCACCTGAATGGTTTCTACAATGTGAAACTCGCGTTCCGGGAGCTACGCGCCGCCGGATATCAAAGGCCTGCGCTCGTGATTCCTGTGCGCAACAACCGAGTCGTTGGAGGACAATGGTCTGCCGCAGCGCTTGATGAGCAATGGCAACGTCCTGCGGAAGAGCAATGCCCGCCCTTCATGGTCGAGGGCTCGATGGTGAACATGAGCAAATTCCGTGACTGGTTTGAGAAGCATCGACCCGATGCCATCATTGCCTACAAGGAGCGAGTCGTGGAACTGCTGGACCGCCTGCGCGTGCGGGTGCCGGAGGACGTGGGCGTGGCCCATCTCTTTGGCACCGAGCAGGAACGCAAGAACATGGCTGGCATTGATGGCAATCTAGCTCAGGTGGGAGCGGCCGCGGTGGATCTGCTGGTGCAGAAACTACACACGAATGAACGGGGCATCCCGGAGCACCCGCGGGATGTCATGGTACAAGGGACGTGGAAGGATGGGCCGACGATTAGGAGGAGGGGGTAG
- a CDS encoding DUF1294 domain-containing protein encodes MGAYRADHARPSTIYNHCTEPENMALDAPGTPYLVAHMTGSKSGRLTSSLLQLVRTRTALMVFLLVLPSLAAWRRGSDVWLGLMVFMMLFSMAAYGLYWHDKRRAQANGWRLPETTLHAFSLLGGWPGAYIAQQHLRHKTAKRWFQVVYWVIVLLWQIVSLALLV; translated from the coding sequence ATGGGTGCTTATAGAGCAGATCATGCCCGCCCGTCCACCATCTACAATCATTGCACGGAACCTGAAAACATGGCACTGGATGCGCCAGGCACACCGTACCTTGTGGCGCACATGACTGGCAGCAAGTCAGGAAGACTCACCTCATCCCTCCTTCAACTCGTTCGCACCCGGACGGCACTGATGGTATTTCTGCTTGTGCTGCCTTCCCTCGCCGCCTGGCGCCGCGGGTCCGATGTGTGGCTGGGCTTGATGGTCTTCATGATGCTCTTCAGCATGGCCGCCTATGGCCTCTACTGGCATGACAAGCGACGCGCCCAGGCCAATGGCTGGCGTCTCCCGGAGACCACCCTGCACGCCTTTTCGTTGCTCGGCGGCTGGCCGGGCGCTTACATCGCGCAACAGCATCTGAGGCACAAGACAGCGAAGCGTTGGTTTCAGGTGGTGTACTGGGTGATTGTGCTGCTGTGGCAGATCGTGTCGCTGGCGCTGCTGGTGTGA
- a CDS encoding Nit6803 family nitrilase: MSIIRAAAVQIAPDLTSCEGTVDRVCRAIAEAAGKKVALAVFPETFIPYYPYFSFVEPAVSMGKEHMRLYENAVEIPGWVPEILSQQAAKYGMVLVVGVNEREHGSLYNTQLIFDADGSLLLKRRKITPTYHERMVWGQGDGSGLKVVQSEVGRIGALACWEHYNPLARFSLMAQHEQIHCAQFPGSMVGPIFRDQIEVTIRHHALESGCFVVNATGWLTDEQVNSISPDPKMRKALRGGCYTAIISPEGVPITEPITEGEGMAIADLDFDLITKRKRMMDSVGHYSRPDLLSLRVHREPYTQTIPPFQSQLQSRSEDVTTSQPQLTAGRELLPDLGADAQATAGV; the protein is encoded by the coding sequence ATGTCAATCATCCGAGCCGCCGCGGTGCAAATCGCCCCGGATCTGACAAGCTGCGAAGGCACGGTGGACCGCGTCTGCCGTGCCATCGCGGAGGCCGCCGGGAAGAAGGTCGCGCTGGCGGTCTTCCCGGAGACGTTCATCCCGTACTACCCGTACTTCTCCTTCGTGGAGCCGGCGGTGAGCATGGGGAAGGAGCACATGCGGCTCTATGAGAATGCCGTGGAAATCCCCGGCTGGGTGCCGGAAATCCTCTCCCAGCAGGCGGCGAAGTACGGCATGGTGCTGGTGGTGGGGGTGAATGAGCGCGAACACGGTTCGCTCTACAACACCCAGCTCATCTTCGATGCGGACGGCAGCCTGCTGCTGAAGCGTCGCAAGATCACGCCCACCTACCACGAGCGCATGGTCTGGGGGCAGGGCGATGGCTCCGGGCTGAAGGTGGTGCAGAGCGAGGTGGGCCGCATCGGCGCGCTTGCCTGCTGGGAGCACTACAATCCGCTCGCCCGCTTCTCCCTCATGGCGCAGCACGAGCAAATCCACTGCGCGCAGTTCCCCGGCTCCATGGTGGGGCCCATCTTCCGCGACCAGATCGAGGTGACCATCCGGCATCATGCGCTGGAGAGCGGCTGCTTCGTGGTGAATGCCACCGGCTGGCTCACGGACGAGCAGGTGAACTCCATTTCACCCGACCCGAAGATGCGCAAAGCCCTGCGCGGCGGCTGCTACACGGCCATCATCTCGCCCGAGGGGGTGCCCATAACTGAACCAATTACCGAAGGAGAAGGCATGGCGATTGCTGACCTCGACTTCGATCTCATCACCAAGCGCAAGCGGATGATGGATTCCGTGGGCCACTACTCCAGGCCCGACCTGCTTTCCCTTCGCGTTCATCGCGAGCCCTACACGCAGACCATTCCTCCTTTTCAGAGCCAACTCCAATCCCGTTCCGAAGATGTCACAACGTCTCAGCCTCAACTCACCGCAGGACGTGAGCTCCTTCCAGACCTCGGTGCAGACGCACAAGCAACTGCTGGCGTCTGA
- a CDS encoding sll0787 family AIR synthase-like protein yields the protein MEPLSALIASLRAHPNVAEKLNILQAYAPSLPVSGGIEVGDDAAAIPDGNGYLLFAAEGMMEAFIEKDPWFAGYSAVMVNLSDVAAMGGIPTAVVDVMWTHTASPIAAQIWEGMRAASMAYGVPIVGGHTTRFPIERTPLLAAAVVGRAQSLISSFDARPGDALMMAVDLRGAYRWEGSLCWNASVNSPPQRLQTDLRLLSELANEGLVTAGKDISNGGVPGTLAMLLATSQCGATLNLDTIPMSPGVDMLHWLVSFPSYGYLLSVRPEKAAEVRAKFQSRDIACEVIGEITPSEADASSHPITMQWHGSTALFTHITPAPHPM from the coding sequence ATGGAGCCCCTGTCAGCCCTCATCGCTTCCCTCCGCGCCCATCCCAATGTCGCGGAGAAGCTGAACATCCTTCAGGCCTACGCCCCGAGTCTTCCCGTATCCGGAGGAATTGAAGTCGGAGATGACGCCGCCGCCATCCCCGACGGAAACGGCTATCTCCTCTTCGCTGCCGAGGGCATGATGGAGGCCTTCATCGAAAAGGATCCCTGGTTCGCCGGCTACAGTGCCGTGATGGTGAATCTCAGCGACGTCGCCGCCATGGGTGGCATCCCCACCGCCGTGGTGGATGTGATGTGGACCCACACCGCCTCACCCATCGCTGCGCAGATCTGGGAAGGCATGCGTGCTGCATCCATGGCCTATGGCGTGCCCATTGTCGGCGGACACACCACCCGCTTCCCCATCGAGCGCACCCCACTCCTTGCCGCCGCTGTCGTAGGTCGCGCTCAGAGCCTCATCTCCAGCTTCGATGCCCGGCCCGGTGATGCTTTGATGATGGCCGTAGACCTGCGCGGCGCCTATCGCTGGGAAGGCTCCCTCTGCTGGAATGCGAGCGTGAATTCCCCTCCACAGCGCCTCCAGACCGATCTGCGTCTTCTCTCCGAACTTGCCAATGAAGGCCTCGTCACTGCCGGCAAGGACATCAGCAACGGAGGCGTCCCCGGCACCCTGGCCATGCTGCTCGCGACATCCCAGTGCGGTGCCACGCTGAACCTCGACACCATCCCCATGTCTCCCGGCGTCGACATGCTGCACTGGCTGGTCTCTTTCCCGAGCTATGGTTATCTCCTCAGCGTGCGCCCAGAAAAAGCCGCCGAAGTACGCGCCAAATTTCAGTCCCGGGACATCGCCTGCGAAGTCATCGGCGAAATCACCCCCTCCGAAGCGGACGCTTCATCACACCCCATCACCATGCAGTGGCACGGCTCAACAGCCCTCTTCACCCACATCACCCCGGCGCCCCACCCAATGTAG
- a CDS encoding PQQ-dependent sugar dehydrogenase — protein sequence MLSCFFRSSFQVPLQAATASLLLAGYGWTAEPRDGVKLYQQFCSICHGLEGQGIPNVFPPLAKADFLVKQREKALRAPLEGLAGKIEVNGHAFEGAMPPVMLEDADLAAIFSHVYSSWGNSGNAPTAEEIASVRKKTKFPTLAALKAAMGGGVLPAAPEGWELKVGVELSFSPVRLAMHADGETVLALSQQGDIWQWKPGDSVATKLFDGADYIDRNLGSEATLGMTVDREGRLYVTSNQCNKKTTPVANEVTIFRSEPWAKERPWAAPKPWFRTTYPFGVGPYNHGVSHIAQGPDGLMYVNSGSRTDGGEAGKQPNYSTEGETSLTACLWRLDPREANPKLEVFANGLRNTYGFCWDDEGRLIGTENGPDAHAPEELNVIQKGEHHGFPFQFSDWENKAYAHTPDAPKGLKFVHPLRNTGPDGGAAKENISTFDAHSCPSGIVWLGADWPAPLGGSFLTVRFGNLLKLETGDAGFDLLQMKPDFQKGTVTVKQVLAPWSRPIDLLAMAGHRVVIAEYCRGANLAAGLGTPGRLLVLQPKAATP from the coding sequence ATGCTCTCTTGCTTCTTCCGCTCATCATTCCAAGTGCCGCTCCAAGCCGCCACGGCGTCCCTCTTGCTTGCTGGGTATGGTTGGACAGCGGAGCCCCGGGATGGCGTGAAGCTGTACCAGCAGTTCTGCTCCATCTGTCACGGGTTGGAAGGGCAGGGGATCCCGAACGTTTTTCCGCCTCTGGCCAAGGCTGACTTTTTGGTGAAGCAGCGCGAGAAGGCGTTGCGTGCGCCGCTGGAGGGACTCGCTGGGAAAATCGAGGTCAATGGTCATGCGTTTGAAGGCGCCATGCCGCCGGTGATGCTCGAGGATGCTGACCTCGCCGCCATCTTTTCACATGTGTACTCCTCATGGGGCAACTCTGGAAATGCTCCCACGGCCGAGGAGATCGCCAGCGTGCGCAAGAAGACCAAGTTCCCCACACTGGCCGCGTTGAAGGCCGCGATGGGCGGAGGAGTGCTGCCTGCAGCGCCAGAAGGTTGGGAATTGAAGGTGGGCGTGGAGCTGAGTTTTTCTCCCGTGCGTCTCGCCATGCACGCAGATGGCGAAACCGTGCTGGCACTTTCCCAGCAGGGGGACATCTGGCAGTGGAAGCCCGGAGACAGCGTGGCCACGAAACTCTTCGATGGCGCGGACTACATCGACCGCAATCTGGGCTCCGAAGCCACCCTGGGCATGACCGTGGACCGCGAAGGCCGTCTGTATGTGACCAGCAACCAGTGCAACAAAAAGACCACTCCCGTGGCCAATGAGGTCACCATCTTCCGCTCGGAACCCTGGGCGAAGGAACGCCCATGGGCAGCACCCAAGCCCTGGTTCCGCACGACCTATCCCTTTGGCGTGGGGCCATACAATCATGGTGTATCACACATCGCCCAGGGACCTGATGGCCTGATGTATGTGAACAGCGGCTCACGCACGGACGGCGGAGAAGCTGGCAAGCAACCGAACTACTCCACCGAAGGCGAAACATCACTCACCGCCTGCCTGTGGCGACTGGATCCGCGTGAGGCGAATCCGAAGCTGGAGGTCTTCGCCAACGGACTGCGCAATACCTACGGATTCTGCTGGGATGACGAGGGACGACTCATCGGCACGGAGAACGGGCCCGACGCCCACGCACCTGAAGAGCTGAATGTCATCCAGAAGGGCGAGCATCATGGCTTTCCCTTTCAGTTCTCCGATTGGGAAAACAAAGCGTACGCCCATACCCCGGATGCGCCGAAGGGACTCAAGTTCGTCCATCCCCTGCGCAATACTGGTCCGGATGGTGGAGCAGCGAAAGAGAACATCTCCACCTTTGATGCACACTCCTGCCCCTCGGGCATTGTATGGCTGGGCGCGGACTGGCCCGCACCGCTCGGTGGCAGTTTCCTCACCGTGCGCTTCGGCAACCTGCTCAAGCTGGAAACAGGCGATGCCGGATTCGATTTGCTTCAGATGAAACCTGACTTTCAGAAAGGCACGGTCACGGTGAAGCAGGTGCTGGCGCCATGGAGCCGACCGATCGACCTACTGGCGATGGCTGGTCACCGTGTGGTGATTGCCGAATATTGCCGTGGCGCGAATCTCGCGGCGGGACTGGGTACTCCGGGGCGATTGCTGGTGCTGCAACCGAAGGCGGCAACGCCGTAA
- a CDS encoding addiction module protein, with product MSATVDSVLQEALQLPEESRLELVEQLIICSSSYAAIEREQVTVAEARLEEMQSGKVKGIPLEQALREVREKTIRRRR from the coding sequence GTGAGTGCGACCGTCGACAGCGTCCTTCAGGAGGCCCTGCAGCTCCCCGAGGAGTCCAGATTGGAGCTTGTAGAGCAGCTTATCATTTGCTCAAGCTCCTACGCTGCAATCGAGCGGGAACAGGTCACAGTGGCGGAAGCGCGATTGGAAGAAATGCAATCGGGCAAAGTAAAGGGTATTCCTCTTGAACAGGCTCTCCGGGAAGTGCGCGAGAAGACAATACGCCGAAGGCGTTAG
- a CDS encoding MSMEG_0567/Sll0786 family nitrogen starvation N-acetyltransferase, whose amino-acid sequence MLFDPYPEYRPRDFIFKIAETPVELDGYWRLRRQVFCEEQHVFHDGNDRDAIDDHAIPIICATLVAGMVDEVVGVVRIDERQPRLWYGSRLCVDAAFRRLTQLSPGVSVRNHQPVYKGFGALGAGLIYKAVSTANAIGCETFLADVQEQNEKFFQRLHWRKLGERTLHGLRHIHMTAELSHYPPAEMVA is encoded by the coding sequence ATGCTGTTTGATCCTTATCCTGAATACCGCCCGCGCGATTTCATCTTCAAGATTGCCGAGACCCCGGTAGAGCTGGATGGCTACTGGCGCTTGAGACGGCAGGTCTTCTGCGAGGAGCAGCATGTGTTTCATGATGGTAATGATCGCGATGCCATCGATGACCACGCCATCCCCATCATTTGTGCCACCCTCGTGGCAGGTATGGTGGATGAGGTGGTGGGTGTCGTGCGCATCGATGAGCGGCAGCCGCGTCTCTGGTATGGCAGCCGCCTGTGTGTGGATGCGGCCTTCCGTCGCCTCACCCAGCTCAGCCCCGGTGTGAGCGTGCGGAATCATCAGCCCGTGTACAAGGGCTTTGGCGCTCTCGGTGCCGGGCTCATCTACAAGGCGGTCTCGACTGCAAATGCCATCGGCTGTGAGACGTTCCTCGCAGATGTGCAGGAGCAGAATGAAAAATTCTTCCAGCGCCTGCACTGGCGGAAGCTGGGGGAGCGCACATTGCATGGCTTGCGCCACATCCACATGACCGCGGAGCTCAGCCACTACCCGCCCGCGGAGATGGTGGCATAA
- a CDS encoding MSMEG_0570 family nitrogen starvation response protein, protein MPEVIFTVELPDGSKRECYSPSTVVCNYFHKGDEMPLTEFVSRSRRALTEASERVRARYGFACSSAADQLEQIERFTRTQPEEGTVRILSI, encoded by the coding sequence ATGCCCGAAGTCATATTCACCGTTGAACTGCCCGATGGCTCGAAGCGCGAGTGCTACTCGCCCTCCACCGTCGTCTGTAACTATTTTCACAAGGGCGATGAGATGCCGCTCACCGAGTTCGTGAGCCGCAGCCGCCGCGCCCTCACGGAGGCATCGGAGCGTGTGCGGGCCAGGTATGGCTTCGCCTGCTCTTCCGCGGCCGATCAGCTGGAGCAAATCGAGCGCTTCACCCGTACCCAGCCCGAGGAGGGCACCGTGCGCATCCTGAGTATTTAA